A segment of the Manihot esculenta cultivar AM560-2 chromosome 13, M.esculenta_v8, whole genome shotgun sequence genome:
tatatataaaataataaatcatttcTGAATCTTCCTTTTTAAAAACActtaataagaaaaattattattttatttaattaatttctcaattttaaaaaatacattaaaatgtcactaatattttaacaaatttatcagttaatctatatattaattttatcattaaatattttactatttagtttttataattttaaaaaatttattattttttataattttaaaaaaaatattagttaattttttaaatttttaaaaagtttactaattaatttttcagtaTTAGAAATTGATGATCACTGGGTTTCTTCGCCCCCGACTAAGGCCAAGCCCATTAGGGCAGCCCATAATCTGAAGGCTTCTAAACCTCCTCCAAGAATCAGGTCCAGTTAGCCCAGCTCAAAGACTGGGTTCCAGTCTTTTTCTTCAAACAGGCCAGCCTAGCTCTTCCGGCCCAATAAACAGACTCCTTCTAGGCCTAGTTTTAACTTTATCTTCCGGTCCAGTTCGGAATCAGGAAGGAATTCAGTCCATCCGCTTTGTGGAACCACCCGCATGCGCGTccgggagaatcaggggccgttacgcatgggacagagatctgatcccctcgtacgtccgtatcaacgtagcaggaataggtggcccaatgacacaCCTTCTATTACACGTCACCAatggacaaaaggaaacatataaaagtagAAATATTCTCCTCTAAGTCTAAGTTTTCTCTATTATCACAAAACTCTTGTAAAAATCTCattatccggatctcagatcatgagaaatattttaaatttttaatatttaatggtgaaaattaacagaaaaattaattaataaacttttaaagAGCCttgacgttttaatatatttttcaaaattaataaataaaatagtggTTTCTCAATATTATAAAACTAAACAATAAATTTCCAATTTAATATTTAGTGAAATAATTTCCATTTTAGTTTGTTATGGTatagtttttttaattgatgtcactaaataataaaattttaatttaatatttagtgaaataatttccattttaattagttatgttataatttttttgttaacgATGTTGCTCtgattaaattgataatataatcaaaatagaaTTATATTGTAATTGGTTAGAATCTGTGAGACGAGACTCAAGTCGTTACCTTAAAATTAAAGTGAATGtaataaattacttaaaatttaaaaatcattagAGAATATCGTAATTTTATCTATgtgatttttctatttttatattttaagagatagagatgaatatgatatttttttaataatttagtggTAATGTGATAGTCTGCAACTAATAGATGAAAATCCCGCGATTACAGATATAAAGTGTTCgataacggtaactttatattaaaattcgtTTATTTGAAAAAAGAATGAATCTTTTGTCGGGTATTATAGTAttcgaatttttttttctttcgaaATGAACTGCATTTAATTCTTATTATACAAATCTAATTTAAAATGACACTTCGTGATTTATTTTCAACTATTATTATGCATATatcatttaaatatatatttccaaaatgaagtttttttttataatatatttatagcgAAGATAATATATGttaattcatattttatatggattttctttttctaaatatCCTTAAtttataggtttttttttttttttgaaatggatccTTTTATAGGTTATATTGTTGACTGAATCATAGTTTTATGTGTCGTTGAATATAATCTTCTTGTTTAGATTATTCTTTTACTATAAAAAGCaatacttaaaaattttcattcgtATAATTTATGactaaataaagaaataaaataaatgacacgtttgatttctttatttaaatataaactatGGACTTCCTACCAAGGAAActacataaaatttattttctattatttaattttaatttaaaaagtaaaatatattaataaatttatatataaaagtatttattttttaaaaaataatttaattttttcttagaaaaatatatttccttaattaaattatttgagtctctaaatattaaaaaaatataaaatatatttttcgtaAATCCCAGAGCctcaatataaaaatatttgttaaattaaaataaaaaatacagacAAAATCGAAAACTAGAAGTGAAATTGTCACGCATACCCTGATAGATTTGTACTGAAAAATTGGGAAACAAACAAATTATAAGATATATTTTCGTACaagtaaaataatttactttatatttatacataaataaataaataaatactatttaaaatataaataataattataaataaagcaGCAGCAGAAGCAGCAGCAGGAACTAACCGCAATCCGCCAGCAAGAGCCGTAGCCCCACCACCACCTTATTATTCCTTCCGTTTTGTATCCTCCATTCAGGGGGCCTGCAAAAATTTATAACCTTTCAGCTGCAGGATATAAATTCTCCATCAGCGAGGTCACTCTTGTCTATTCTCCAAAGGCATCAGCTGCCCGTTACGCTCTAGAGAAGCTCTTGACTCCTAACCTTTCTGTGCGTTAAAATCTCTTGAATTTCCCTTGTGCCCCTTGCCTTCTGCTGATATATTTATGGAAAGATCGATCTTGCTTCGGAGATTAAGGGATTTGTGTAAGTTTTGTTCTtgagaaggaaaaaaaacaaaacaagtgATTTTTTTGCGAGAAAAATTAGATCTTGTTAGATCCCTTTAGACAGTTTCTTTTGTTTCCTTCCTTGAATTTCACGGCTGTGATGATGATGAACAAGAGACAGACAGAGTCAGCCACATGAAGACCGACAGATTTGTACAGAGGAAGAGCGAGGATTAATAATAACTTCACGTCACTTCTTCTCCTTTACATTTTCTGGTAATTTTCAGATGGAATTTTCCCCCAGATGGAAttcctattattattattattattattcaaccTTTTGTTTTCTTGCTTGCTTTTACTGTAAGCAACTGTCGATTTGATTATGCATAGAATCGGTGAATGAAGCTTCCCAGAATCCACCATGCATCTTTCTTAGTGATTCCACCTTTataatattcattttattattttcaagttTTATATATGTACACCAATCTCTTTCTTATCTCTCTCTCTGGTTGCTGTCTCAAGATCCTTTCCATAGTATTCAAGATTCATGAAAGGGTGATCTTTTCCCaagttttgatttttcttttaatatttgggTTTCTTTGTTTTCAGagaaaacaacaaaaaaatGTCAACACCGAACTCGCCATGTGCAGCCTGCAAGTTTCTGAGGCGGAAATGCACGCAAGAGTGTGTTTTTGCACCCTATTTCCCACCGGATCAGCCTCAAAAATTCGCTAGTGTCCACAAGGTCTTTGGGGCCAGCAACGTGGCTAAGCTTCTCAACGAGCTCAACACCTCGCAACGCGAAGATGCTGTGATTTCTCTTGCTTATGAAGCCGATGCTCGACTCCGCGATCCCGTCTACGGTTGTGTTGGTCTAATCTCGATTCTTCAACACAGGCTTAAGGAACTCCAGGCTGATCTCTACAACGCCAAGAAAGAGCTGGCGCAATATATTGGTCCTCAAGCAATGCTTCCTACTCTGCAATCTTCAACCTTTATCCCTCAAACGCATCTGGGTAATCCAACAGCTTCGTCTATGATGCAACATGGGGCGTTGCCGATAATGGGTGTCCCTGGTCCGCCAACGCACGGTGGGCAATTGGTGATTCGCGAGcctcagcagcagcagcagcagcgaCATCAAAGCCAAATCTTTGAGGCTCAGCAATTAGCTGCTGCTTTTGCTGTGAGAGAGCATCAGGATATGTTTAGGGCTTATGAGCAGCAGCAAGAAATTGTGAGGTTTAATAGGGGTTTCGATGCGGCGGATTCAGTTACCACCACCGGATTTAATCAGATTACGGTTGCTTCTATGTCACCTTCTCTGGCTCTTGGCAGCTTTGATACCCCTTACCAGGTTCAACCACAGCAAGTGGATCACCAGCTACAGGCTCAGCTTTTTCTTCGGCCACAACAAGCACAATCTCAGTTCCATGAACAGCAACAGAACTCTCAACAAACCCAACAACATCATCAACCATCTGGTAGTGATGAGGGAGGAAGCATAGGCCCGtcttgttgattttttttttcagagctCTTATGCGCTAATTCTAATTCCTTGATGCAATTTCCAATTCCAGCTAGGTATGCATTCTTTAATatctttttttcattatttttttcccCTTTGAGTGGTGGTGGGTGTTTTGTGTTCGTGCACATGAGGGTCTCAGATCACCATAAAAGCTTAGCATTTATGACTGCTTTCTATGCTTTTATTTGCAATCTGGTTTGGTTTTTCACAAATTAAGCAATTGGGTAGTGGAAACCaatatttcttccttttcttttcacaCTATAGTTTCTTTCTAGTCTCACAGTTCCGGAGTCGATTCCAGTACCCATGAGCCGGACACATTGATAGAAACTAATAATACCCTTTATTGCATATAGCAAAAAGTTTGGTAAAGAGAATTATTGTATTTTCACTGCAAGGACATCCCCCTTCACTTTCCTTCCATTATCAATTGTACCTAGAACTTAAGACTTACTTGCATAGCAGATAGGCAGATACTTAATTTCCTCCTCCTGATTTGTTGGTTTTTCttgataaaaattttacatGGTTACTTCTATGAACAAATTAAAACATGCATGGTTTTGATAGAGTTAATGTCATGATTatacaagttttttttttttaataattttgtagATTGAGAACTTCTCTTAtgagaaaaacaaaaacaatttaattttgtttGTAACCAAATGAATAGAGAATGAATTTAATGATTATTTATGAATTTCATAATTCTGTACttacaaatttatttatgaattctactaatttttaatataaatttgggTTAAGTTTAGCCAactttgataaattatttaaatatatattattccaactgaattttttttttttaaattttctaaatacaTTAAGCTTAGGATGCTTAATTTACCAGCTCTATTCCAAACTGAAGACTTTGTtttaactaatcttttatttttttctcttttgtgcAGGTCATAAATGCAAGACACAACTAAACATAGacttagagagagagagagagatttacAACTGAGATATGAATTCTGAAGTCAGCATTGTTTTCTTGGGGtgtgaagagaaagaagaagaagactgtGGGAAGATAAACATTTAGAAAATTTAGGATCTGCATTGATATTTGAGTAcagcttttttattttttccttctcATGACAAATAGTCTTAAAAAAAgctattttgtaatttaaagttaataatCATTTTGGAATTGttacatatttaatatatatatggaattaatatggatttttttttgGGTGATAGAAAGTTTCAAATCCTTTGGTTAAGGTGGCTTGAtatgtgaaaacattttgtcgAATAAAAAATCAGACGACTCTATTTCTacctaataattattaaaacaaGAATAATGTATATATAACAGGAGGCAAATTGTCTGAATGTGTTCGTTAGAAAACAACCCTTTTTGTCTGGTTCATGAGTTTTCAAAATTTGCTGCCTCTTCTTCATATCTACAACCAAATTCCATTGATCATTGTTTTCTATCACCCTAACTTGTTTACACTTGGATACTTATCCCTAACTTATCGAATTAATCACCatattcattaataatattgTACATCATATTCTGAAATTTAGATAATAGAATTTACGATACAGAGTTTAGAGAGGAAAACATTCTTCCCTTttagttctttttcttttgtccgCGAGTGATGTCTAACGGCCTCCTTACTATAGTGTCACATGTCTCTGTCATTCAGATCCGTACATATGAATGTATCAGAGTCCCTCTTCATGTCAGTCGGCTATTTAATTTCCCTTGGTGCGCATACAGGCAGGGCTGCGAAATGATTAGACCTACTATTCTTCCTCACGTCACATCATCAAACTGGATTACTTCTCATTGGATCTGGACTCGCGATCGATCCAGCCTGCCCCGCATATCTGGACCAAGGCTTGAGATACTAAATCGATCAGTAAAAAAGTTATATATATTTTGGCcagcattattttttttttattctgacCTAACACTGAGTCCCGGCAATTATGATATATAATGGGTTTAGGGTATATAGTCAAAATAACCTAGTTTAAGAAAAttagttttgaaaattttattatttaatttttatgttataaaaaatttattaataaattttatgtattataaaaaataaaaaatattttttatgacatCATTATATCTTAATTATCTTAATTAAAGAATAATAACGTTATGATGGTTGTGGATTAATGAGTCTATGGCTAGAAAAATTTCAGTGATGAAATCATGGCTGGTGGGGATGAGAGGATGAGTAATGAAGTGGGGCTGATTTTTGAACCGATTGAATCGGAGCATCAGAATATTCATGTCAATTTAATAATGATAGAAATAAATAAGTATTGATAATAGCTttgatatttcttttttttttatttgaatgtcAAATCCATGCACGTGACAAGCTTCCTACCAATCCATCTAAAGTCAACAACAAAAGgtaataaaaacaaaaagaggCAAAgtgaagaattaaaatatattaaataaatattgttagaaaattaaaataaatggaaaaaaATAGGAAAAGAGAAAATTGGAAACATGACTTGCATGCATTGCATTAGCGTCTGCctatcaaaattcaaaacacGGTCAGCATATTAGATTTGATTTAGACTCGGCTGTGGGCGATCAGGTGCATCTCATTTTCAAATCCTCTTTAAAAACCCTACTCTTTGACCATCCATGCCAAATTACTTTTACCAATCCGATAATCTTGTTCAAACAGAccctttaaataattaaataaaattatctaataatttcaagttaattttttttattaattttacttgttaaatatatattatttaattttatagttgaagaaaatttatcaattaattttttattaattttttataataattaaaa
Coding sequences within it:
- the LOC110629697 gene encoding LOB domain-containing protein 36; this encodes MSTPNSPCAACKFLRRKCTQECVFAPYFPPDQPQKFASVHKVFGASNVAKLLNELNTSQREDAVISLAYEADARLRDPVYGCVGLISILQHRLKELQADLYNAKKELAQYIGPQAMLPTLQSSTFIPQTHLGNPTASSMMQHGALPIMGVPGPPTHGGQLVIREPQQQQQQRHQSQIFEAQQLAAAFAVREHQDMFRAYEQQQEIVRFNRGFDAADSVTTTGFNQITVASMSPSLALGSFDTPYQVQPQQVDHQLQAQLFLRPQQAQSQFHEQQQNSQQTQQHHQPSGSDEGGSIGPSC